In Chloroflexota bacterium, the following are encoded in one genomic region:
- a CDS encoding site-2 protease family protein, translating to MLQGGVPIGKYFGIPVRLHWSWFIIFGLVTYFLAIDFHDLYHWSTATNWLIAATTSILFFASVLAHELAHSRVAQAAGMQVSAITLFIFGGVSQLTQEPGKPGTEFRMAIAGPATSLVLGGIFLATYFTTRDSIEPLAGMSFWLGYINLMLAAFNMIPGFPMDGGRVLRSILWWRSDNLRRATRTASTIGRGFGYLFIFGGIFLIFQGRDYWFNGLWIIVVGWFLDNAAVGSYRQVALQDMLRGHKISELMTSDCQVVSPRLTVAELVNDHILTSGRRCFPVVEDGRALGMITMHNVKVVPREVWSSRSVREVMTPMDKLKWVRPDDDLSNAMQLLTDEDVNQLPVVENNNIVGMVARDNLLAFIHTRAELGM from the coding sequence ATGTTACAGGGAGGAGTGCCTATAGGCAAATACTTCGGCATCCCCGTGAGGTTGCACTGGTCCTGGTTCATCATATTTGGATTGGTGACCTACTTCCTGGCCATAGATTTCCATGACCTTTACCACTGGAGCACGGCAACAAACTGGCTCATCGCAGCGACTACCAGTATCCTTTTCTTTGCCTCGGTGCTGGCCCACGAGCTAGCCCACAGCCGGGTGGCACAGGCTGCAGGCATGCAGGTCAGCGCTATTACCCTGTTCATCTTCGGCGGGGTATCCCAGCTCACCCAGGAGCCGGGAAAGCCCGGCACTGAGTTCCGCATGGCCATAGCCGGGCCAGCCACCAGCCTGGTGCTGGGAGGTATATTCCTGGCGACTTACTTCACCACCAGAGACTCCATCGAGCCATTGGCAGGCATGTCCTTCTGGCTCGGCTATATCAACCTGATGCTGGCCGCATTCAACATGATTCCCGGATTCCCCATGGACGGAGGGCGAGTGCTGCGCTCCATCCTCTGGTGGCGCTCAGACAATCTGAGAAGAGCTACCAGAACCGCCTCAACCATCGGCAGAGGCTTCGGCTACCTCTTTATCTTCGGCGGCATCTTTCTGATTTTCCAGGGGCGAGATTACTGGTTCAACGGTTTGTGGATAATAGTTGTCGGCTGGTTTCTGGATAACGCTGCTGTGGGAAGCTACCGGCAGGTGGCCCTCCAGGACATGCTTCGAGGCCACAAGATCAGCGAACTCATGACCAGCGATTGCCAGGTGGTTTCCCCCAGACTCACTGTGGCAGAACTGGTAAACGACCATATCCTGACCTCCGGCCGCCGCTGCTTCCCCGTAGTAGAGGACGGCCGGGCGCTGGGGATGATCACCATGCATAATGTGAAGGTGGTCCCCCGTGAAGTCTGGTCTAGTAGAAGCGTGAGGGAGGTCATGACACCTATGGACAAACTGAAGTGGGTAAGGCCGGACGACGACCTGTCTAACGCCATGCAACTGCTCACTGACGAGGACGTTAATCAACTGCCGGTAGTGGAGAACAACAACATCGTCGGCATGGTCGCCCGTGATAACCTGTTGGCCTTCATCCACACCCGCGCCGAGTTGGGGATGTAA
- a CDS encoding CoA-binding protein, whose protein sequence is MQVKLSEKRLQEFERIFYPRSIAVVGASKDERKMGSRWVKGLVDSGFKGPVYPVNPSGGEIFGSRVYPTMKAIPGPVDLVVCCIPRDFVLDLLDDCAAKGIGAIYFFTAGFRETGKPEWVRVEEEMARRAREGGFRIIGPNCIGVCCPEHGIPYGPSTLLGRVGSAGFISQSGGHAGKMMEIATSRRIGFSKVISIGNCCDLGSADFLEYMAVDPKTSVIGLYLEVPRDSRRLVQTMKATSGKKPVVVWKGGRTAAGARAVNSHTGVLAASAALWSSALRQAGAIEVRGLDELADTLLLFQRVGRLERTNLGIICGLTDGGGGEAVMTADACAALGIDVSPFTERTRRELLGLLGQVGSVLVNPLDVSQRPGDLQTFERAIELVANEPHIDIIAIYENADLLVGFMTKGVADLINGVIVKSSRKQSKPIIVISPPGSSDAERLDIEYRLSDAGIPVYPSVERAARAIANVNQYYRRRAGNPGS, encoded by the coding sequence GTGCAGGTCAAGTTGTCTGAGAAGAGACTTCAGGAATTCGAGCGCATCTTCTATCCCCGTTCCATTGCAGTGGTCGGTGCCTCCAAGGATGAGCGGAAGATGGGCTCCCGGTGGGTGAAGGGCTTGGTTGACTCTGGCTTCAAGGGCCCGGTCTATCCGGTCAACCCCAGTGGAGGTGAGATATTTGGTTCCAGAGTTTACCCCACTATGAAGGCAATTCCGGGCCCGGTGGACCTGGTGGTCTGCTGCATCCCCAGGGACTTTGTCCTCGATCTCCTGGACGATTGTGCTGCCAAGGGGATAGGGGCCATCTATTTCTTCACCGCCGGATTCCGGGAGACGGGCAAACCTGAGTGGGTCCGGGTGGAGGAGGAGATGGCGAGACGGGCGCGGGAGGGAGGGTTCAGGATCATTGGCCCCAATTGTATCGGTGTCTGTTGTCCCGAACACGGGATACCCTACGGACCATCAACTTTGCTGGGTAGGGTGGGTTCGGCAGGCTTCATCTCTCAGAGTGGTGGGCATGCCGGGAAGATGATGGAGATTGCCACCAGTCGGCGGATTGGTTTCAGCAAGGTGATCAGCATCGGCAATTGTTGCGATCTGGGCAGTGCTGACTTTCTGGAATACATGGCTGTTGACCCCAAGACCAGTGTCATTGGCCTCTATCTGGAAGTACCGCGGGATAGCCGGCGCTTGGTTCAGACCATGAAGGCTACTTCGGGGAAGAAGCCTGTAGTAGTCTGGAAAGGGGGCCGGACGGCAGCGGGAGCCAGAGCGGTTAACTCTCATACAGGAGTTCTGGCAGCCTCGGCTGCTCTGTGGTCGTCAGCTTTGAGACAGGCAGGGGCTATCGAGGTCAGAGGTTTGGACGAACTGGCGGATACCCTCCTCCTTTTCCAGAGAGTTGGCAGGCTTGAGAGAACTAACCTGGGCATTATCTGTGGGCTCACCGACGGTGGCGGTGGTGAGGCGGTTATGACTGCCGATGCCTGTGCTGCTCTTGGAATTGATGTCTCTCCTTTCACCGAGAGAACGCGGCGGGAGTTGCTGGGGCTTCTCGGCCAGGTGGGCAGTGTCCTGGTCAATCCGCTGGATGTCAGTCAGCGCCCCGGTGATTTGCAGACGTTCGAGAGAGCTATTGAATTGGTGGCTAATGAACCTCATATCGACATCATCGCCATCTATGAGAATGCCGATCTGCTGGTAGGATTCATGACCAAGGGAGTGGCGGATCTCATCAATGGTGTTATTGTGAAATCCAGCCGGAAGCAAAGTAAGCCCATTATTGTGATCTCTCCGCCGGGGTCATCTGATGCGGAGCGGCTGGA